GCATTGTTTTTGGCTTCAGGACAGCAAATATGGTCCGCTGTTATAAGCTCCTCAATAATAACAGAATTTGCTGATAAACTTGTAACTGTAATAATCTGTATTTTAATATTGGGAAGTATGTCATCAAGATATCTTATAAAATTCAAATATGGAGAAAAGTATATAAATAAATCCAAAAATTAAGTGTAGCAGGGGGATAGATATGGAAAAAAACATATTTAGGCGACTTTATCCGACTACAAAATTAATGATGACATTTACTTTGATAATGTCAGCATTTGTTATACCCGGTTATATATATTCCTACTTAATATTTTTGATATGCGGTATTATAGTTTATTTCTGCGGGAAATTAAAAGAATATACAAAGCAGGTATTTAAAAGTTTAATTCTACTTTTCATAATAATTTTTATTATACAAGGGATATTGATTTCCAAAGGTGAAATTTGGTTCAAGTTGGGATTTATTTCCGTGTATAAGGAGGGGATTATGAAAGGTGTAAACCTGACTTCTAAAATTACAGCTTTTGTTTCAGCTTTTACAATGTTTTTTCAAATAACTCCGATAAGAGATTTTGTAATTTCTCTTGAAAAAGCGGGAATGAATTCAAAAGCGGCTTACGTAGTGTTGCTTACATTACAGATAATACCTGAAATGATGAAAAGAACAAATGTCATAATGGATTCACAAAAAGCAAGAGGAGTAGAAACTGAAAGTAATATTTTTGTGAGAGCAAAAGCATTTATACCTATATTTTTTCCTCTTATACTTTCTTCTATAGAAAATACTGAAGAAAGGGCTATAACGCTTGAAGCAAGGGGATTTTCATCGGGGGTAAAAAAAACAAGGTTATACGATATTGAAAAAGTTTCATATGATTTACTGTTCAGGATATTGTTAGTAGTTTTTATTGTATTGTGTATTATTTGGAGGAAATTATGGAATATTTGAAATTAAGAGACATAAATTACAAATATCCTCTATCAGAAAATTGGGTATTAAAAAATATAAATATGGATATAAAAAA
The Leptotrichia sp. OH3620_COT-345 DNA segment above includes these coding regions:
- a CDS encoding energy-coupling factor transporter transmembrane component T, coding for MEKNIFRRLYPTTKLMMTFTLIMSAFVIPGYIYSYLIFLICGIIVYFCGKLKEYTKQVFKSLILLFIIIFIIQGILISKGEIWFKLGFISVYKEGIMKGVNLTSKITAFVSAFTMFFQITPIRDFVISLEKAGMNSKAAYVVLLTLQIIPEMMKRTNVIMDSQKARGVETESNIFVRAKAFIPIFFPLILSSIENTEERAITLEARGFSSGVKKTRLYDIEKVSYDLLFRILLVVFIVLCIIWRKLWNI